In Wolinella succinogenes DSM 1740, a single genomic region encodes these proteins:
- a CDS encoding MFS transporter, producing MIKQVLPLSGILALRFFGLFIVMPVLSLYALEMEGATPILMGIAIGGYALTQVLLQIPFGLVSDRIGRKKTIFFGLLVFVLGSVVCAMAESIEMLIVGRFLQGAGAIGGVVSAMIADLVKEERRTKAMAVMGATISMSFTAAMILGPIIGSSFGVDKLFWLTALLASLAILVLFINVPEAPLVSYSFEAEESRWQEVLHDKNLQLMNLTNFLQKAFMTLAFLIIPLALVKGMHFEHQDLWKVYIPAAILGVLSMAPAAILAEKKGYFKGVLLFGIVMFALSYTCMVSREPWLFILGVMLFFIGFSAHEPIMQSLASKYAKAHQKGAALGVFTSFGYLGSFFGGLLGGHFYQWFGIFSIACFVGSVSIIWLILIFRMKNPAHQKNLYLSLLEYPRERFSRLLEMEGVLEWYVNENERVAIVKYDQSSVSGETILERMK from the coding sequence ATGATTAAGCAGGTGCTCCCCCTAAGCGGAATCCTGGCCCTTCGATTTTTTGGACTTTTTATTGTCATGCCTGTGCTCTCTCTCTATGCGTTAGAGATGGAGGGGGCGACGCCGATTTTGATGGGAATCGCCATCGGAGGTTACGCGCTCACGCAGGTGCTCCTGCAGATTCCTTTTGGATTGGTGAGTGACCGTATCGGACGGAAGAAGACGATCTTTTTTGGTCTATTGGTCTTTGTTCTTGGCTCGGTGGTCTGTGCAATGGCGGAGAGTATCGAGATGCTCATTGTGGGGCGATTCCTCCAAGGAGCAGGGGCGATTGGGGGCGTGGTGAGCGCCATGATTGCGGATTTGGTCAAGGAGGAGCGGCGCACCAAGGCCATGGCTGTGATGGGGGCGACTATCTCCATGAGCTTCACCGCCGCGATGATTTTAGGGCCGATCATTGGCAGCTCCTTTGGCGTGGATAAGCTCTTTTGGCTCACCGCCCTCTTGGCAAGTTTGGCGATTTTGGTGCTCTTTATCAATGTCCCTGAGGCGCCCTTGGTGAGCTACTCCTTTGAGGCAGAGGAGAGCCGCTGGCAAGAGGTGTTGCACGATAAGAATCTTCAACTGATGAATCTCACCAACTTCCTCCAAAAAGCCTTCATGACGCTTGCTTTTTTGATCATCCCTTTGGCTTTGGTCAAGGGGATGCATTTTGAGCACCAAGATTTATGGAAGGTCTATATTCCCGCCGCCATTCTTGGGGTACTCTCCATGGCACCCGCGGCGATTTTGGCCGAGAAAAAGGGCTACTTTAAAGGGGTGTTACTTTTTGGAATCGTGATGTTTGCGCTCTCTTACACCTGTATGGTGAGCCGCGAGCCTTGGCTCTTTATCCTTGGCGTGATGCTCTTTTTTATCGGTTTTTCGGCGCACGAGCCCATTATGCAGAGCTTGGCTAGCAAATACGCCAAAGCTCATCAAAAAGGGGCGGCCCTTGGGGTTTTTACCTCTTTTGGTTATCTCGGCTCTTTTTTTGGCGGGCTTTTGGGCGGGCACTTTTACCAGTGGTTTGGGATTTTCTCCATCGCCTGTTTTGTGGGAAGTGTTTCGATCATTTGGCTGATTCTCATCTTTCGGATGAAGAATCCTGCCCATCAAAAGAATCTCTACCTCTCACTCCTAGAGTATCCAAGGGAGCGATTTTCGCGTCTTTTGGAGATGGAAGGGGTGCTAGAGTGGTATGTGAATGAGAATGAGAGAGTGGCGATTGTGAAGTATGACCAAAGTAGCGTGAGCGGCGAGACGATTTTAGAGAGAATGAAGTAG
- the rdgB gene encoding RdgB/HAM1 family non-canonical purine NTP pyrophosphatase, whose translation MKILIATGNRDKLQEIAQIFSDHEVMGYHEIMEPFEIIEDGESFQANAIIKAKAIHERLSAQDRARYLILSDDSGISVPLLHGEPGIYSARYAGEPLSSKRNLQKLIEEIQKRGAERTPAHYTAAMAMILEGRIYTVHGWMHGEAIIAPRGERGFGYDPMFIPQGENRTLGEMEESEKNAISHRAKALKLARKLLQSLTKTEG comes from the coding sequence TTGAAAATCCTCATCGCCACAGGAAACCGTGACAAACTCCAAGAGATCGCGCAGATTTTTAGCGATCACGAAGTGATGGGTTACCATGAAATCATGGAACCCTTTGAGATTATCGAAGATGGAGAGAGCTTCCAAGCAAACGCCATCATCAAGGCCAAGGCGATTCATGAGAGACTCTCGGCTCAAGATAGAGCGCGCTACCTCATCCTCAGCGATGACAGCGGGATCTCCGTGCCACTGCTTCATGGAGAGCCCGGAATCTACAGCGCCAGATACGCGGGAGAACCCCTCAGCTCCAAACGCAACCTTCAAAAACTGATCGAAGAGATTCAAAAAAGAGGAGCGGAGAGGACTCCCGCTCACTACACCGCCGCCATGGCAATGATTTTAGAGGGAAGAATCTATACCGTTCATGGATGGATGCATGGCGAAGCGATCATTGCCCCTAGGGGTGAGAGGGGCTTTGGATACGATCCGATGTTCATCCCTCAAGGGGAGAATAGGACGCTAGGGGAGATGGAAGAGTCAGAGAAAAACGCGATTTCCCATCGCGCCAAAGCCTTGAAGTTAGCTCGCAAGCTCCTTCAAAGTCTCACAAAAACCGAAGGCTGA
- a CDS encoding sensor histidine kinase, with protein MIPYRFMKFFNGRSLHDLHTKIILLAALLLSLLLLLIALSEYPSLSEQGKEETLRFLLNSFVMGALLLFGVWILLRFITYRLQDELVKFLRLFQKALTQKARINPKEVRFLETKALAREANTLIATLQELNEELEGRVQEKTESLKKRNQELKEMVLSQDRFLKNAIHDIYTPLSVIYANTDLLELKIGDNPHLHKIEAAAKSLHNIYSDLSYLIKKERESFVKERVDLCEFIRARVDYFREIAEGNRLTFSLELEGGNLHLF; from the coding sequence ATGATTCCTTATCGATTCATGAAATTTTTCAATGGGCGAAGTCTGCACGATCTCCACACCAAAATCATCCTTCTAGCCGCCCTGCTCCTCTCACTGCTTCTCCTACTCATCGCACTTAGCGAATATCCTTCTCTCTCCGAGCAGGGCAAAGAAGAGACCTTGCGATTCTTGCTCAATAGCTTTGTGATGGGGGCGCTTCTACTCTTTGGGGTTTGGATTTTGTTACGATTCATCACCTACCGTCTTCAAGATGAGCTGGTCAAATTCCTCCGTCTCTTCCAAAAGGCGCTCACCCAAAAAGCGCGCATCAACCCCAAAGAGGTGCGATTTTTAGAGACCAAAGCCCTAGCGCGTGAGGCCAACACGCTCATCGCGACCCTCCAAGAGCTCAATGAAGAGTTAGAAGGTCGCGTGCAAGAGAAGACAGAGAGCCTAAAAAAGCGCAACCAAGAGCTCAAAGAGATGGTGCTCTCTCAGGATCGATTCCTCAAAAACGCCATTCACGATATCTACACCCCTTTGAGCGTCATCTACGCCAACACTGACCTTTTGGAGCTAAAAATCGGTGACAATCCCCACCTGCACAAAATCGAAGCCGCTGCCAAAAGCCTGCACAACATCTACTCTGACCTCAGCTATCTCATCAAGAAAGAACGAGAGAGTTTCGTGAAGGAGCGCGTGGATCTGTGCGAATTCATCCGTGCTAGAGTGGACTACTTCCGTGAGATTGCCGAGGGGAATCGGCTCACTTTTTCTCTAGAGCTAGAGGGGGGGAATCTTCATCTCTTTTAG
- a CDS encoding ATP-binding protein gives MSFSPLELERLCDNTLSNALKYSHESSVIKVLLKKEGNYAILRIINQGRPIQNPSRLFERYYREDEAKGGFGLGLSIIQEIAEKNGVSIEVDSQIESGTSFAYRFTLEEER, from the coding sequence ATCTCTTTTAGCCCTTTAGAACTAGAGCGGCTCTGTGACAACACCCTCAGCAACGCCCTCAAATATAGCCACGAATCAAGTGTTATAAAAGTTTTATTAAAAAAAGAAGGAAACTATGCTATTTTAAGAATTATCAACCAAGGTCGCCCCATCCAGAATCCCTCCAGACTTTTTGAGCGCTACTACCGCGAAGATGAAGCCAAGGGAGGGTTTGGCCTAGGGCTTAGTATCATCCAAGAGATTGCCGAGAAAAATGGCGTGAGTATTGAGGTCGATTCCCAGATAGAGAGCGGCACTAGCTTTGCTTATCGTTTCACATTAGAGGAGGAGAGATGA